The following are encoded in a window of Kitasatospora fiedleri genomic DNA:
- a CDS encoding carbohydrate ABC transporter permease, translated as MAATLSTPSARGAVPAEQDRPRGLFRRGAGDHDKAGPVAYLLLGIAALVSLFPLYWTFVAASSTGERVAQSPPPMVPGGELWTNITTAWDQADMGTALLNSTVVAGCVSLSTVLFSTLAGFAFAKLRFRGRNALLTLVVATMTIPPQLSVIPLYRIVTKLDWGNHLQSVILPSLVAAFGVFFMRQFLTEALPFELIEAARVDGANSLRIIWHVVFPIARPAMAVLGMLVFVQSWNDFFWPFVVLTQQNPTVQVALSAIGGGSGHDINQAVIMTGALVGTLPLLLIFAVLGKHIVGGITSGAVKS; from the coding sequence ATGGCCGCCACCCTGTCCACCCCTTCCGCCCGCGGGGCGGTGCCCGCCGAGCAGGACCGCCCGCGCGGCCTGTTCCGCCGCGGGGCGGGCGACCACGACAAGGCGGGCCCGGTCGCCTACCTGCTGCTCGGGATCGCCGCCCTGGTCTCGCTGTTCCCGCTCTACTGGACCTTCGTCGCGGCCTCCAGCACCGGCGAGCGGGTCGCCCAGTCGCCGCCGCCGATGGTGCCCGGCGGCGAGCTGTGGACGAACATCACCACCGCCTGGGACCAGGCGGACATGGGCACCGCGCTGCTGAACTCCACCGTCGTGGCGGGCTGCGTGTCGCTGTCCACGGTGCTGTTCTCCACGCTGGCCGGCTTCGCCTTCGCCAAGCTGCGCTTCCGGGGCCGCAACGCGCTGCTGACCCTGGTGGTCGCCACCATGACCATCCCGCCGCAGCTCAGCGTCATCCCGCTGTACCGGATCGTCACGAAGCTGGACTGGGGCAACCACCTGCAGTCGGTGATCCTGCCCTCGCTGGTGGCCGCGTTCGGCGTGTTCTTCATGCGCCAGTTCCTGACCGAGGCGCTGCCGTTCGAGCTGATCGAGGCGGCCCGGGTGGACGGCGCGAACAGCCTGCGGATCATCTGGCACGTGGTGTTCCCGATCGCCCGGCCCGCGATGGCGGTGCTCGGCATGCTGGTGTTCGTGCAGTCCTGGAACGACTTCTTCTGGCCGTTCGTGGTGCTCACCCAGCAGAACCCGACCGTGCAGGTCGCGCTCTCCGCGATCGGCGGCGGCTCCGGCCACGACATCAACCAGGCCGTGATCATGACCGGTGCGCTCGTCGGCACCCTGCCGCTGCTGTTGATCTTCGCCGTTCTGGGGAAGCACATCGTGGGCGGCATCACCTCCGGCGCCGTCAAGAGCTGA